GGGGATCGACCCCGGGCACCAGCAGAAGATCTTCCACGCCTTCCAGCGCGCGCACCCGGGGGTCGGCAGCGGGGAGGGGTTGGGGCTCGCCATCGTTTCGCGCGTGATCGAGCGCCACCGCGGGCGCGTGTGGGTCGAGTCCCGGGCCGGCACGGGCAGCACGTTTTTCTTCACGCTACCTGTTTCGACGAACGGGCACTGATTCACGAAATGAGGAGGGATCAATGACCGACCGCGATCTAACGATCCTCTTGGCCGAGGACGACGAGGGGCACGCCTTTCTCGTTCAGCAGAACCTGATCGACGCCGGGCTGTCGAATCGGATCGTCCACGCGAAGGACGGGCAAGAGGCCCTCGACTACATCCATTGCACGGGCACTTTCGCGGGGCGCTCGTGTAGCGGCCCGTTGCTGCTGCTCTTGGACATCAATATGCCGCGCGTGGACGGGGTCGAGGTGCTGCGCCGCCTCAAAGCGGACCCGAAGACCGATCAGCTACCGGTGATCGTGCTGACCACCACCGACGACCCGCGCGAGGTCAGGCGGTGTTACGAGTTGGGGTGCTCCAGTTACGTCACCAAACCGGTCGACTACGACCGGTTCGTCGAGGCGATCCGCCGGCTGGGGTTGTTCCTCTCCATCGTTCAGATTCCCGGGGAAATCCCGCCGATGTAGGAGCCCACGATGACCGCGACGCTCACCACCACCGTCCTGATCGTTGAAGACGACCCCGGGATCGCCGAACTCGAGCGCGTGCGCCTGGAAGAGGCCGGGTACGACGTTCAGATCGCGTACACGACGGAGGAGGCGCTGCTCACGGTCGGGCGCGGCGAGGTGGATCTCGTGCTCCTCGATTACCGCTTGCCGGGCGACCTGAACGGGCTGGAGTTCTACGCCCGCGTCAAGGAGTCCGGGTACGACCTGCCGGTGATCCTGGTGACCGGGTTCGGCAACGAGGCCACCGTGATCCAGGCCATGCGCGTCGGGATCCGGGACTTCGTCACCAAGTCCCTGGAGTACCTCGACTACCTCCCGGAGGCGGTGGCGCGGGTGCTGCGCCAGGTGGGGACCGAGCGCCGGCTGGTCGAGTCCGAGGCGCTCCTGGCCGGGGTGATCGAGTCGGCCAAGGACGCGCTCATCGTGATCGGGGCGGACCGGCGCGTGAGCCTGTTCAACCCGGCCGCCGAGCGCATGTTCGGGTGCGCGATGGAGGACGCCCTGGGGCAACTGATTACCGACTTCATCCCCGACGAACTCCAACCGGCGTCCAGCGACGCGGACGATGCCGGCGCGGACTTCGTGAGCCGCCGGTTGCGCACCGGGGCGGAGGGGGTCCGGGCGAGCGGGGAGCGGTTCCCGCTCGAGGCGTCGGTGTCGCGCGGGCAGGCGGACGGGCGCCGGTTCTACACACTCGTGGTGCGCGACATCACCGAGCGCAAGCGCGCGGAGGACGCGCAGAAACTGTTCCGCGCGCTGATCGACCGGGCGACCGACTCGATCGAGGTGATCGACCCGCGAACGGGCCGGTTCCTCGACGTGAACGAGACCGCGTGCGCGACCTACGGGTACACGCGGGCCGAGTTCCTCGCGCTGAGCGCCTCTGCTACCGATACACGACCCCTGGCCGAGCTGATCGCCGACTGGCACCGGGCCGACGGGCAGATCATTGAGAGCGTCCACCGGCGCAAGAACGGCTCGACGTTCCCGGTGGAAGTGAGCCTGAACTTCGTCGACCTGGACCGCGAGTACCTCGTCGCGGTGGTGCGCGACGTCACCGAGCGCAAGCGCGCGGGGGAGGCCCTGCGCCGGAGTGAGGCGCTGCTCCGCCGGGCCGAATCGATGGCCCACGTCGCCGGGTGGGTCTACGAACTGGCGAGCGAGTCCTACGTCAGTTCGGAGGAGGGGGCGCTGATCTACGGGTGCGCGCCCGGCACGCACGCGGCCGGGCTCATGACCGCCCGGGCGCACCCGGACGACCGCCCGGACCTGGAGTCCGCGCTCCGCGAGGCCCGGGTCGGGGTGCCGTTCGCGATCGAGCACCGGGTCGTTGTCGAGGGGCAGGTCAAGTGGGTGAGCGTGCGCGGGGAACCGGAGATCGGGGCCGACGGGCGCGTCGTGCGGGTCATCGGGGTCACCCAGGACGTCACCGCCCGGCGGCACCTGGAGGACCAGTTCCGCCAGGCGCAGAAGATGGAAGCGTTCGGCCAGCTCGCGGGCGGGGTCGCGCACGACTTCAACAACCTCCTCACGGTTATTAACGGGTACAGCGAACTCGCGCTGGCCCAGCTCCCGAGCGCGAACCCGATGCGCGAGGACATCGCCGCGGTCCGGGACGCGGGGGAGCGCGCCGCCGGGCTGACGAGCCAGCTCCTGTCGTTCAGCCGCCGGGCGCGCCTGGAGCCACAGGTGCTGGACCCGAACGCGGTGGTCGGCGACACAGGAAAGATGCTCCGGCGCCTGATCGGGGAGAACATCTCCCTGACGACCACTCTGGACCCGGCGGTCCACCGGGTGCGCGTGGACCCGGGGCAGATGGGCCAGATCCTGATCAACCTCGCCGTGAACGCGCGCGACGCGATGCCCGACGGCGGGCAGTTGACCATCGAGACGCAGAACGTCGAACTCGACGGCGAGTACGCCCGCGTGCACCACGGCACCACCGGTGGGCACCACGTGATGATCGCGGTGACGGACACCGGGACCGGGATGCCCCCGGACGTGAAGGCCCGGATCTTCGAGCCGTTCTTCACCACGAAGGGCGTCGGCAAGGGGACCGGGCTGGGGCTCGCGACCGTGTACGGCATCGTGAAACAGAGCGGCGGGCACGTGGAGGTGTACAGCGAGGTCGGGGTCGGTACCTCGTTCAAGGTCTACCTGCCGGCGGTCGGCGACGTGTCCGAAGACACGAACGCGGCCCCGGCCGAGGTGCGCGGGGGAACGGAGTCGGTTCTGCTGGTCGAGGACCAGGCCGACGTGCGCAAGTTCGGCCAGCAGGTACTCCGAGGGTACGGGTACACGGTCCTCGCGGCCGCGAACGGGAAAGACGCGGCGCGCGTGCTGGAGGACCAACCCGTCGTGGACATTCTGGTCACCGACGTGGTGATGCCGGGGGCGAACGGGCGCGAACTGGCCGAGAGCCTGAAGGTCCGGTACCCGGGACTCAAGGTTCTGTTCCTGAGCGGGTACACCGACGACGCGGTGATCCGTCACGGGATCTTGGGGACCGGCGACTCCTTCCTTCAGAAACCGTTCACCCCGAGCGCTCTGGCCCGCAAGGTGCGCGAGATCCTGGACCGGTAAAGCCCGGTGAACCAGCGACCCGCGACGGGAGCAACAAAAATGAGCGGCCGGGAGTTACCCGGCCGCTCACTGCGTTTCGTTGCACCGCGGACTAGAACTCGGTGAACCCGTCGTCGCCGTTGCCGCCGAGACGGTCGAGTTCGTGGCCGCGCCCGTTGCCGTTGGAGTGCCCGTTGCTCATCGCGCGGGCCACCGCGGGCCGGGGCTTGGTCGGCGGGGCCTTTGCCCGAGCCGACCTGGAGGCCGGGCGCGAGACTGAGCGCCCTTCTTCACTGAGCTTGAACCGCGCGACGAGGTCGCGGAGCTGGGCCGCTTGGTCCGTGAGGGTCTGCGCGGTGGCCGACATCTCCTCGGTCTGAGAGGCGTTCTTCTGGGTCACCGCGTCCATCTGGGAGACGGCCTTGTTGACCTGCTCGATCCCCACCGACTGCTCCTTACCGGCCGCCGCGATCTCGGTGATGATGTCCGTCACGCGCTTCACGCTCGTCACGATCTCGCCCAGCGTGGAACCGGATTGATTGACCAGTTCGGTTCCGGCGTCGACCTTCTTGACCGAGTCCTCGATGAGGGACTTGATCTCTTTCGCGGACGTGGCCGAACGTTGAGCTAGGTTGCGAACTTCGGACGCGACCACCGCGAACCCGCGCCCCTGTTCGCCGGCTCGTGCCGCTTCGACAGCGGCGTTCAGGGCGAGCAGGTTGGTCTGGAACGCGATCTCGTCGATCGTCGTAATAATGTCGGCGATCTTCTTCGACGACTGATTGATCTCGCTCATCGCTTCGACCGCGTTGCCAACGACTTGCCCGCCCTTCTCGGCGACGTCCCGGGAACTGCTGGCGAGCTGCCGCGCTTGCTGGGCGCTGTCCGCGTTCTGGCGCACGGTCGCGGTGATTTCTTCGAGGGTGCTGGCCGTTTCTTCCAGGCTACTCGCTTGCTCTTGAGCGCCCGTCGAGATCTCGTCGCTGGCGCTGGACAATTGGCCCGAGGCGTCCGCCAGTTGCTCGGACACTTCGCGCACGCCCTCCAGGGCGGTTCGGACCGACACAACGGCCTTGTTGAGCGCCGCGGCCATCTGCCCGACTTCGTCGGTGCCCAGGTTCGGGGCCTCTTGGGTGAAGTCGCCGGCGGCGAGCGCGCTCACCGAGGTCATGATGGCGGCAACCTTCTGTTGCAGTTCGACCGCGTCTTCCTTGATCTTCTGTTCCATGTTCTTCGTGGCCGTAATGTCGGTCGCGAATTTGACGACCTTGTACGGCTTGCCGTTGAGGTCCAGGATCGGGTTGTACGAGCCCTGAATCCAGACCTCCTTTCCGCCCTTGCCGATGCGCTTGAACTCGCTCGCCACGTACTCCCCGCGGTTGAGGCGGCTCCAGAAGTCGCGGTACTCGGGGCTCGAGCCGTAGGCCGGCTCGATGAACATACTGTGGTTGCGCCCCTGGATCTCGGGCAGGCTGTACCCCATCGTGCGCAGGAAGTTCTCGTTGGCCCTGACGATCGTCCCGTCGAGCTTGAATTCGATCA
This region of Gemmata massiliana genomic DNA includes:
- a CDS encoding response regulator; this encodes MTATLTTTVLIVEDDPGIAELERVRLEEAGYDVQIAYTTEEALLTVGRGEVDLVLLDYRLPGDLNGLEFYARVKESGYDLPVILVTGFGNEATVIQAMRVGIRDFVTKSLEYLDYLPEAVARVLRQVGTERRLVESEALLAGVIESAKDALIVIGADRRVSLFNPAAERMFGCAMEDALGQLITDFIPDELQPASSDADDAGADFVSRRLRTGAEGVRASGERFPLEASVSRGQADGRRFYTLVVRDITERKRAEDAQKLFRALIDRATDSIEVIDPRTGRFLDVNETACATYGYTRAEFLALSASATDTRPLAELIADWHRADGQIIESVHRRKNGSTFPVEVSLNFVDLDREYLVAVVRDVTERKRAGEALRRSEALLRRAESMAHVAGWVYELASESYVSSEEGALIYGCAPGTHAAGLMTARAHPDDRPDLESALREARVGVPFAIEHRVVVEGQVKWVSVRGEPEIGADGRVVRVIGVTQDVTARRHLEDQFRQAQKMEAFGQLAGGVAHDFNNLLTVINGYSELALAQLPSANPMREDIAAVRDAGERAAGLTSQLLSFSRRARLEPQVLDPNAVVGDTGKMLRRLIGENISLTTTLDPAVHRVRVDPGQMGQILINLAVNARDAMPDGGQLTIETQNVELDGEYARVHHGTTGGHHVMIAVTDTGTGMPPDVKARIFEPFFTTKGVGKGTGLGLATVYGIVKQSGGHVEVYSEVGVGTSFKVYLPAVGDVSEDTNAAPAEVRGGTESVLLVEDQADVRKFGQQVLRGYGYTVLAAANGKDAARVLEDQPVVDILVTDVVMPGANGRELAESLKVRYPGLKVLFLSGYTDDAVIRHGILGTGDSFLQKPFTPSALARKVREILDR
- a CDS encoding methyl-accepting chemotaxis protein, translated to MTKFNNLGIGTRLIGGFLVLAVACAAVGLWGIRSMTQINHSLENANGNLLPSLRAVTDLRSGLSAVQRAERSMLMAAGNKDEASRSQAAGAQDAAWAKAREAQKRYEAFPMIDKEKKIWAEYTPRLEEFRRDHESTMAALKSGDIEKAEKLCFASGPNATKVSALLNELCDLQGEIAERESKEAKEQFESSKTTMYAVIGGAVIVAIGLGIFFRNLIVNPLNTTVKVLQAVASGDLTQKAAVTSTDEFGQMGTALNATVTGIHTALQQDKVNWEAVGKQRAENADYMGQIAAIDRAQAVIEFKLDGTIVRANENFLRTMGYSLPEIQGRNHSMFIEPAYGSSPEYRDFWSRLNRGEYVASEFKRIGKGGKEVWIQGSYNPILDLNGKPYKVVKFATDITATKNMEQKIKEDAVELQQKVAAIMTSVSALAAGDFTQEAPNLGTDEVGQMAAALNKAVVSVRTALEGVREVSEQLADASGQLSSASDEISTGAQEQASSLEETASTLEEITATVRQNADSAQQARQLASSSRDVAEKGGQVVGNAVEAMSEINQSSKKIADIITTIDEIAFQTNLLALNAAVEAARAGEQGRGFAVVASEVRNLAQRSATSAKEIKSLIEDSVKKVDAGTELVNQSGSTLGEIVTSVKRVTDIITEIAAAGKEQSVGIEQVNKAVSQMDAVTQKNASQTEEMSATAQTLTDQAAQLRDLVARFKLSEEGRSVSRPASRSARAKAPPTKPRPAVARAMSNGHSNGNGRGHELDRLGGNGDDGFTEF
- a CDS encoding response regulator — protein: MTDRDLTILLAEDDEGHAFLVQQNLIDAGLSNRIVHAKDGQEALDYIHCTGTFAGRSCSGPLLLLLDINMPRVDGVEVLRRLKADPKTDQLPVIVLTTTDDPREVRRCYELGCSSYVTKPVDYDRFVEAIRRLGLFLSIVQIPGEIPPM